A genome region from Microbacterium sp. CGR2 includes the following:
- a CDS encoding Rieske 2Fe-2S domain-containing protein: MRITGLGHAGMFIETSGGNIICDPVLGPSFFGSWFPFPDNRALDWERFGREADFLYISHRHRDHFDPQLLQRYIRKDIEVLLPEYPIDDLEKDIRALGYTNITYAPAGEIIQRGDLKMMITPLRAPSDGPIGDSSLSVDDGTGSVLNQNDSHPLDLEKLLHFGKPDAYFTQVSGAIWWPMVYDLPLDAKQNFARLKREAQNKRAMYYIEKVDAAHVFPMAGPPMFLRDELFRYNGMGKDGESIFTDQKQFLAHMKELAPQYDGHLFVPGTVVTVEGGSVRTEQTLYTDAEIAHIFDEKWDYLESQRATRQQEIRDEEASRAPIMAPAEMLAALKEWWEPLLKKSRTIRLGVGGCVRFRIGELDMVVDFPRAKVREYAGEECIYWYTIPADLVSTNIRDHEIDWSNSIFLSMQFQVGRSGKFNEFLTTFLKCLSVDRIEYVENWYQEQTDQTEDAEIGDWVVQRRCPHLRADLTKTGKVDEDGVLTCSMHDWKWDLKTGRCLSTSGHPIRSSKVDDVTEEALRPAV; the protein is encoded by the coding sequence ATGCGGATCACGGGACTCGGCCATGCCGGGATGTTCATCGAGACCAGCGGCGGAAACATCATCTGCGACCCGGTCCTCGGCCCCTCCTTCTTCGGCTCGTGGTTCCCGTTCCCTGACAACCGCGCGCTGGATTGGGAACGCTTCGGCCGCGAAGCCGACTTCCTGTACATCTCGCATCGCCATCGGGATCATTTCGATCCGCAGCTGCTCCAGCGGTACATCCGCAAGGACATCGAGGTGCTGCTTCCGGAGTACCCCATCGATGATCTCGAGAAGGACATCCGCGCGCTCGGCTACACCAACATCACCTACGCGCCCGCCGGCGAGATCATTCAGCGCGGCGACCTCAAGATGATGATCACGCCCCTGCGTGCGCCGAGCGACGGACCGATCGGAGACTCGTCGCTGAGTGTCGACGACGGCACGGGTTCGGTTCTCAACCAGAACGACTCGCACCCGCTCGACCTCGAGAAGCTGCTTCACTTCGGTAAGCCGGATGCGTACTTCACCCAGGTGTCCGGTGCGATCTGGTGGCCCATGGTCTACGACCTCCCGCTCGACGCCAAGCAGAACTTCGCCCGGCTGAAGCGTGAGGCACAGAACAAGCGCGCGATGTATTACATCGAGAAGGTCGACGCTGCGCACGTGTTCCCGATGGCTGGTCCACCCATGTTCCTGCGCGACGAGCTGTTCCGGTACAACGGCATGGGCAAGGACGGCGAGTCGATCTTCACCGACCAGAAGCAGTTCCTTGCACACATGAAGGAACTCGCGCCTCAGTACGACGGTCACCTCTTCGTGCCCGGCACCGTGGTCACCGTCGAGGGCGGCTCCGTCCGCACCGAGCAGACGCTTTACACGGATGCCGAGATCGCGCACATCTTCGACGAGAAGTGGGACTACCTCGAGTCCCAGCGGGCGACGCGCCAGCAGGAGATCCGTGATGAGGAAGCCTCGCGGGCACCCATCATGGCGCCTGCCGAGATGCTCGCCGCTCTCAAGGAGTGGTGGGAGCCGCTGCTGAAGAAGTCGCGGACGATCCGGTTGGGTGTCGGCGGCTGCGTGCGGTTCCGCATCGGAGAGCTCGACATGGTGGTCGACTTCCCGAGGGCGAAGGTCCGGGAGTATGCCGGCGAGGAGTGCATCTACTGGTACACGATCCCCGCAGATCTCGTCTCGACGAACATTCGCGACCATGAGATCGACTGGTCGAACTCGATCTTCTTGTCGATGCAGTTCCAGGTGGGGCGCAGCGGGAAGTTCAACGAGTTCCTCACGACGTTCCTCAAGTGCCTCTCCGTCGACCGCATCGAGTACGTCGAGAACTGGTACCAGGAGCAGACCGACCAGACAGAAGATGCCGAGATCGGCGACTGGGTCGTCCAGCGCCGCTGCCCGCACCTGCGAGCCGACCTCACGAAGACCGGGAAGGTCGACGAAGACGGCGTGCTCACCTGCAGCATGCACGATTGGAAGTGGGACCTGAAGACGGGTCGCTGCCTGTCGACGAGCGGTCACCCGATCCGATCCTCCAAGGTCGACGACGTCACCGAAGAAGCGCTCCGCCCAGCGGTCTGA